From a region of the Bradyrhizobium sp. KBS0727 genome:
- a CDS encoding 2-hydroxychromene-2-carboxylate isomerase has translation MKKPRVRVYTDYKSPYAFVANKRLFELEEQFGVELEWLPYTLRVAEFMGTVEERTPHFWRKVRYAYMDARRYANAQGLTMKGPRRIYDAFHSSAGMLFAQRHGLFRPYHDTVFRRFWNHDLEIDELSDIAGVIAAVGGSAKDFEAYVHGPARAEHDRIIDEAEALGVFGVPTMVFNDELFWGGDRIDLLIERIKNPESIAAALGSRHRK, from the coding sequence ATGAAAAAGCCGCGCGTACGCGTCTACACCGATTACAAGAGCCCCTACGCCTTCGTCGCCAACAAGCGGCTGTTCGAACTCGAGGAACAGTTCGGCGTCGAGCTGGAATGGCTGCCCTACACGCTGCGCGTCGCCGAATTCATGGGAACGGTGGAAGAGCGCACGCCGCATTTCTGGCGCAAGGTGCGCTACGCCTATATGGACGCGCGGCGCTACGCCAACGCGCAGGGCCTCACCATGAAGGGCCCGCGGCGCATCTACGACGCCTTCCATTCCAGCGCCGGCATGCTGTTCGCGCAACGTCACGGCCTGTTCCGGCCCTATCATGACACGGTGTTCCGGCGGTTCTGGAACCACGACCTTGAAATCGACGAACTGTCGGACATTGCGGGCGTGATCGCCGCGGTCGGCGGTTCGGCGAAAGACTTCGAAGCCTATGTTCACGGCCCTGCCCGCGCGGAGCATGACCGCATCATCGACGAGGCGGAAGCACTCGGCGTCTTCGGCGTGCCGACCATGGTCTTCAACGACGAACTGTTCTGGGGCGGCGACCGCATCGACCTCCTGATCGAGCGCATCAAAAACCCCGAATCGATCGCAGCGGCCCTGGGCAGCCGGCACCGGAAGTAA
- a CDS encoding NAD(P)/FAD-dependent oxidoreductase has translation MNVELPRRKLDLASAIAEGDIRVLLMVLVHMTGDERWLEPPYRPKRDVRLIPDPHAGVPPEIQAEIRAAVLKLFENGAPQPFISDPGNDLMLRMMRATLGGENVAPEYAPLMREEMGFVPREARWTKPPGNEKLAQQHVLIVGAGVCAIALGVALGRLGIPYTIVEKNAELGGTWYVNRYPGCGVDTPNHSYSFSFGARNPWTRYFAKRQELLDYLKNVALEYDIRKHLRLNTELTSSRWDEGKRRWISTLKTAEGEEIFESTTLVSAIGQLNDPSPAHFNGEETFEGETLHSALWSDDIQFDGKHVAVIGTGATAMQLVPDIAHRVASVTVYQRTAQWARPVEGLNDPITDGAQWLLAHLPFYVQWYRFNMFWRYGDGLLPFLRKDPDWPHPDRAVNKGNDRHREELTNFIHSELKDRPDLIEKCVPTYPPYGKRILLDNGWFRTLTRPNVELVTEGIDRFASDGVVTTDGKSRPADIIVISTGFKVTEMAARLNISGRGGKNLRVAWANDNPTAYLGLTVPDFPNFFVMLGPNSGPAHGGSVIFQSECQSRYISACLIEMIEQGVAAIDVDPDAHDQYIREVDAEHEQLIWTHPGMTTYYRNRQGRVFSAMPWRFVDYWSMTHDPDFSRYRQTRA, from the coding sequence ATGAACGTCGAACTGCCGCGCAGGAAACTCGATCTCGCTTCCGCCATCGCCGAAGGCGATATCCGCGTGCTGCTGATGGTGCTGGTGCACATGACCGGCGACGAGCGCTGGCTGGAGCCGCCGTACCGACCGAAGCGCGACGTGCGCCTGATCCCGGATCCGCACGCCGGCGTGCCGCCGGAAATCCAGGCCGAAATCCGCGCCGCGGTGCTGAAGCTGTTCGAGAACGGCGCGCCCCAGCCGTTCATTTCGGACCCCGGCAACGACTTGATGCTGCGGATGATGCGCGCGACGCTCGGCGGCGAGAACGTCGCGCCCGAATATGCACCGCTGATGCGCGAGGAGATGGGGTTTGTTCCGCGCGAGGCGCGCTGGACCAAACCGCCGGGAAACGAAAAGCTGGCGCAGCAGCACGTATTGATCGTCGGCGCCGGTGTCTGCGCCATTGCGCTCGGTGTGGCGCTCGGCCGGCTCGGCATCCCCTACACCATCGTCGAGAAGAACGCCGAGCTCGGCGGCACCTGGTATGTCAACCGCTATCCCGGCTGCGGCGTCGATACGCCGAACCACTCCTATTCGTTCTCGTTCGGCGCGCGAAATCCGTGGACGCGCTATTTCGCCAAGCGCCAGGAGTTGCTCGACTACCTCAAGAACGTCGCGCTCGAATACGACATCCGAAAGCATCTGCGCCTCAATACCGAACTGACGTCGTCGCGTTGGGACGAGGGTAAACGCCGCTGGATATCGACGTTGAAAACGGCTGAGGGCGAGGAGATCTTTGAATCGACCACGCTGGTCAGCGCCATCGGCCAGCTCAACGACCCCTCGCCTGCGCATTTCAACGGCGAAGAAACCTTTGAGGGTGAGACGCTGCACTCGGCGTTGTGGTCCGACGACATCCAATTCGACGGCAAGCACGTCGCCGTGATCGGCACCGGCGCCACCGCGATGCAACTGGTGCCGGATATTGCCCACCGCGTCGCGTCGGTCACCGTCTATCAGCGTACCGCGCAATGGGCCCGGCCGGTCGAAGGACTGAACGACCCCATCACCGACGGCGCGCAATGGCTGCTCGCGCATCTGCCGTTTTACGTGCAGTGGTATCGCTTCAACATGTTCTGGCGCTATGGCGACGGCCTGCTGCCGTTCCTGCGCAAGGATCCGGACTGGCCGCATCCCGATCGCGCCGTCAACAAGGGCAACGACCGCCATCGCGAGGAATTGACGAACTTCATCCATTCCGAACTGAAGGACCGCCCCGACCTGATCGAGAAATGCGTGCCGACCTATCCGCCCTACGGCAAGCGCATCCTGCTCGACAATGGTTGGTTCAGGACGCTGACCCGGCCGAATGTCGAACTGGTGACCGAAGGAATCGATCGCTTTGCGTCCGACGGCGTCGTCACGACAGACGGCAAATCGCGACCTGCCGACATCATCGTCATCTCCACCGGATTCAAGGTCACGGAGATGGCGGCGCGCCTCAACATCAGCGGACGCGGCGGCAAGAATCTCAGAGTCGCCTGGGCCAACGACAATCCCACCGCCTATCTCGGACTCACCGTGCCGGACTTTCCGAATTTCTTCGTCATGCTCGGGCCGAATTCCGGCCCGGCGCATGGCGGCAGCGTGATCTTCCAGTCCGAGTGCCAGAGCCGCTACATCTCGGCGTGCCTGATCGAGATGATCGAGCAAGGCGTCGCCGCGATCGATGTCGATCCCGACGCGCACGATCAATACATCCGAGAGGTCGATGCCGAACATGAGCAGTTGATCTGGACTCATCCCGGCATGACCACCTACTACCGCAACCGCCAGGGCCGGGTGTTCTCGGCGATGCCGTGGCGCTTCGTCGATTACTGGTCGATGACGCATGATCCGGATTTCAGCCGCTATCGCCAGACCAGGGCGTGA
- a CDS encoding SDR family NAD(P)-dependent oxidoreductase, which produces MTAEGIVLVTGGSRGIGAATATLLAEQGRRVVITDIKPESLAGTKTILWPAPFDVASESAVVNGVADIEAAHGPITGLVNAAGVFGKMHPITQVRMDQWDREVNIDLRGTFLVARSVGVKMAERRHGAIVNVASVAGMSSGPIHAYTAAKAGVIQITQTLAAEWGRAGVRVNAVSPGFTRTVALEAGIASGALDKQLLESPTAMNRLVEPSEVAQAIVWLLSPMSSGVTGVNLPVDAGYIAGTTWAAYGGLPKAPGASA; this is translated from the coding sequence ATGACCGCTGAAGGTATCGTTCTCGTCACCGGCGGCAGCCGCGGCATTGGTGCCGCGACCGCGACGCTGCTGGCCGAGCAGGGCCGCCGCGTGGTGATCACGGATATCAAGCCGGAGTCGCTGGCGGGAACGAAGACGATCCTGTGGCCCGCGCCATTCGATGTCGCCAGCGAAAGCGCCGTCGTGAACGGTGTCGCCGATATCGAGGCCGCGCACGGCCCGATCACCGGCCTCGTCAACGCCGCCGGCGTGTTCGGCAAGATGCACCCGATCACGCAGGTGCGGATGGATCAATGGGACCGCGAGGTCAACATCGACCTGCGCGGCACCTTTCTGGTCGCCCGCAGCGTCGGCGTCAAAATGGCCGAACGCCGCCATGGCGCCATCGTCAACGTCGCCTCCGTGGCCGGCATGAGCTCCGGCCCGATCCACGCCTATACCGCGGCGAAGGCCGGTGTCATCCAGATCACGCAGACGCTCGCCGCCGAATGGGGCCGCGCCGGCGTTCGCGTCAATGCAGTCTCGCCCGGCTTCACCCGCACGGTCGCGCTCGAAGCCGGCATCGCCTCCGGTGCGCTGGACAAGCAACTGCTCGAAAGCCCGACGGCGATGAACCGGCTGGTCGAACCATCGGAGGTCGCGCAGGCGATCGTGTGGCTGTTGTCGCCGATGAGCAGCGGCGTAACTGGGGTAAACCTGCCGGTCGATGCCGGCTACATCGCGGGCACGACCTGGGCCGCCTATGGCGGCCTGCCGAAAGCGCCGGGAGCATCAGCATGA
- a CDS encoding TetR/AcrR family transcriptional regulator: MTPTSQAASGKVTKLNRVERNAWTKRKIFDAATKVVGKHGYAEASVARITEEAGVAQGTFYNHFENRQELLDQLLPTIGIDMVRFIHERTGTAEAARQEIERFGAFFDFIGEVPEFLRILNEAEFFAPTGYQKHLDNIVTAYIRILQRARDAGAIEDFSDEEFEAIVYILMGARGYLSQRYSYSGGKVTAVPNHVISAYRKLITRGLFNPSARGNRHDR, translated from the coding sequence ATGACGCCAACTTCGCAAGCCGCATCGGGCAAGGTGACAAAGCTCAACCGCGTCGAGCGCAACGCCTGGACCAAGCGCAAGATATTCGACGCCGCCACCAAGGTCGTCGGCAAGCACGGTTATGCCGAAGCCTCGGTCGCCCGCATCACCGAGGAAGCCGGCGTCGCCCAGGGCACATTCTACAATCACTTCGAAAACCGCCAGGAGCTGCTTGATCAGTTGCTGCCGACCATCGGCATCGACATGGTACGCTTCATCCACGAGCGCACCGGCACGGCGGAGGCGGCGCGGCAGGAGATCGAGCGGTTCGGCGCGTTCTTCGATTTCATCGGCGAGGTGCCGGAATTCCTGCGCATCCTCAACGAAGCCGAGTTCTTCGCGCCGACCGGCTACCAGAAGCACCTCGATAATATCGTCACCGCCTACATCCGAATTCTGCAGCGGGCGCGCGACGCCGGCGCCATCGAGGATTTCAGCGACGAGGAATTCGAGGCCATCGTCTACATTCTGATGGGCGCGCGCGGCTATCTGAGCCAGCGTTATTCCTATTCCGGCGGCAAAGTCACCGCCGTCCCCAACCACGTCATCTCGGCCTATCGGAAGCTGATCACGCGCGGGCTCTTCAATCCATCCGCTAGAGGTAACCGCCATGACCGCTGA
- a CDS encoding CaiB/BaiF CoA-transferase family protein, producing the protein MVKETKLSPTHEAPYRGLRVLDFGQGIASPYCAMLLGVYGADVIKVEPPEGDWSRFLGTTYGNHTTLSAVYNRGKRSLCLDMKHQEGIAIAKRLAKDCDVLIEGFRPGVAARLGIGYEELARDNPGLIYLSVSAFGQSGPYSKRPGSDSVAQAFSGLVSVNVGNDGTPHRVGTTISDVVTGVYAFQAVATTLFARATVGTGRWIDVNLCASTSALLGHKVAEHILEGGAPRALNVPAGSYQTSDGWMMVTLVNEPQYKRLCAAIERDDLASDPRFADFASRADSADTLISQLREVFLTQPTDAWLSRLHAADLIAERILNPGEWLRNAHVEATRAAVCQDTPGVGPVYTPRTPGIAGLSEDNLRPSPDIGQDSYEVLLQAGFARGAIDDLVKAGAVRQAKGAAA; encoded by the coding sequence ATGGTCAAGGAAACTAAGCTATCGCCGACGCATGAGGCGCCGTATCGCGGCCTGCGGGTGCTGGATTTCGGTCAGGGTATCGCCTCGCCCTATTGCGCGATGCTGCTCGGGGTCTATGGCGCCGACGTCATCAAGGTCGAGCCGCCGGAGGGCGACTGGTCGCGTTTCCTTGGTACGACCTACGGCAATCACACCACGCTTTCAGCGGTCTATAACCGCGGCAAGCGCAGCCTCTGCCTCGACATGAAGCATCAGGAAGGCATCGCCATCGCAAAACGGCTGGCGAAAGACTGCGACGTCCTGATCGAGGGTTTTCGGCCCGGCGTCGCCGCGCGGCTGGGGATCGGCTACGAGGAACTGGCGCGCGACAATCCCGGCCTGATCTATCTCTCGGTCAGCGCGTTCGGGCAGAGCGGCCCTTACTCCAAACGTCCGGGTTCGGATTCGGTGGCGCAGGCATTTTCCGGCCTGGTGTCGGTCAATGTCGGCAACGATGGCACGCCACACCGCGTCGGCACCACGATCTCCGACGTCGTCACCGGCGTCTATGCCTTCCAGGCCGTCGCCACCACGCTGTTCGCGCGCGCCACTGTCGGCACCGGGCGTTGGATCGACGTCAATCTCTGCGCGTCGACCTCGGCCTTGCTCGGCCACAAGGTTGCCGAACATATTCTGGAAGGCGGCGCGCCGCGCGCGCTCAACGTGCCCGCGGGTTCCTATCAGACCAGCGACGGCTGGATGATGGTCACGCTGGTCAACGAGCCGCAATACAAGCGGCTGTGCGCGGCGATCGAACGCGACGATCTCGCCAGCGATCCGCGCTTCGCCGATTTCGCCTCTCGCGCGGATTCCGCCGATACATTGATTTCGCAACTCCGCGAAGTGTTCCTGACCCAGCCGACGGATGCGTGGCTATCGCGGTTGCATGCGGCCGATCTCATCGCGGAGCGAATCCTCAATCCCGGCGAATGGCTGCGCAATGCCCATGTCGAAGCGACCAGGGCTGCGGTGTGCCAGGATACGCCGGGTGTCGGCCCGGTCTACACGCCGCGGACGCCGGGTATCGCTGGTCTCTCGGAGGACAATCTGCGGCCGTCGCCGGATATCGGCCAGGACAGTTACGAGGTACTGCTGCAGGCAGGCTTCGCGCGCGGCGCCATCGACGATCTCGTCAAGGCCGGTGCGGTACGTCAGGCAAAAGGAGCTGCGGCATGA